One window of the Desulforhopalus sp. genome contains the following:
- a CDS encoding acetyl-CoA C-acyltransferase has translation MKDVVIVSGCRTAIGAFGGTLRDLNGAILASITMKEAVKRAGIDPVLIDDIRYGCCMESADTLNVTRVGSLLAGFPETVTAVTVNRVCISGMEAAISGMAMIQAGMADIILAGGTEHMSSVPYSVPAARWGCRLQDQGFVDNLIHALHCGSHIIPHPEDGPVDATKPPLSMFVGKPYIMGHTSEFIAQHLGITREEMDEVALRSHNNAERATQDGSFADEIVPVEVPQRKKPPLIFDKDEHFRPGMTMDMLRKLPPAFVPEIGTVTAGNSSGINDGSTGMVLMSADKAKELGLQPIAKIKAVARGACHPSVMGLSPVPAVRNLLKSSGLTLHDFQLIEVNEAFAAQYLGCEKELGLNRDITNVNGSGIGLGHPVGSTGARIMVTLMYAMKKQGKSLGLATLCGGGGVSMACALEML, from the coding sequence ATGAAAGACGTAGTCATCGTATCCGGATGCCGGACCGCCATCGGTGCCTTCGGCGGCACCCTCCGTGACCTGAATGGCGCCATCCTGGCCAGCATTACCATGAAAGAGGCGGTCAAGCGAGCTGGCATCGATCCGGTATTGATCGACGACATCCGCTACGGCTGCTGCATGGAATCTGCCGACACCCTGAACGTTACCCGGGTGGGCTCGCTGCTCGCCGGATTCCCCGAAACCGTTACCGCCGTCACCGTCAATAGGGTGTGCATCTCCGGCATGGAGGCCGCCATCTCCGGCATGGCGATGATCCAGGCAGGTATGGCCGACATTATCCTCGCCGGCGGCACCGAGCATATGTCGAGCGTCCCCTATTCGGTTCCGGCGGCTCGTTGGGGCTGCCGCCTGCAGGACCAGGGCTTTGTCGACAATCTGATCCACGCCCTGCATTGCGGCTCGCACATCATCCCCCACCCCGAGGACGGTCCGGTGGACGCAACCAAGCCGCCGCTCAGCATGTTCGTCGGCAAGCCCTATATCATGGGCCATACCTCGGAATTCATCGCCCAGCATCTGGGCATCACCCGAGAGGAGATGGACGAGGTGGCGCTGCGCAGCCATAACAATGCCGAGCGGGCCACCCAGGATGGGTCCTTTGCCGACGAGATCGTACCGGTGGAGGTGCCGCAGCGGAAAAAGCCGCCGCTCATCTTTGACAAAGACGAACATTTCCGGCCCGGCATGACCATGGATATGCTCCGCAAACTGCCGCCGGCCTTCGTGCCTGAGATCGGCACCGTCACCGCCGGCAACTCCAGTGGCATCAACGACGGCTCGACAGGCATGGTGCTGATGTCGGCCGACAAGGCCAAGGAACTCGGCCTCCAACCCATCGCTAAGATCAAGGCGGTTGCCCGGGGTGCCTGTCACCCATCGGTCATGGGCTTGTCGCCGGTGCCGGCGGTGCGTAACCTACTGAAGTCTTCCGGCCTTACTCTCCATGATTTCCAGCTGATCGAGGTCAACGAGGCCTTTGCCGCCCAATACCTCGGCTGCGAAAAGGAGCTGGGCCTCAACCGCGACATCACCAACGTCAACGGCTCGGGCATCGGCCTTGGCCACCCGGTCGGCTCGACCGGCGCCCGGATCATGGTCACCCTGATGTATGCCATGAAAAAGCAGGGCAAATCCCTGGGTCTTGCCACCTTGTGCGGCGGCGGCGGTGTGTCCATGGCCTGCGCCCTGGAAATGCTTTAA
- a CDS encoding glycosyltransferase family 2 protein: MKLSIVATLYQSAPYIIQFYQRASAVARQLANEDYEIILVNDGSPDNSLEMAAKLAESDFHMVVVDLSRNFGHHKAMMTGLSYAKGELIALIDSDLEEEPEWLVEFAKQMQKKGCDVVYGIQDHRKGNWFERWSGQWFYRFFKFITGLALPENIVTARLMTRRYVDALLCHKEREVFMAGLLLITGFDQFPLVVKKHNTSDTTYTVRKKLSLMVSSITSFSNAPLVGIFYVGVSISMIAVLCIGYLGVQWMFLSKPLSGWTSVMASIWLLGGMIISFIGVVGIYLSKIFSETKQRPYTIVRQIYAKKQS, encoded by the coding sequence ATGAAACTTTCGATAGTTGCAACACTCTATCAATCTGCCCCCTACATCATTCAGTTTTATCAACGAGCGAGCGCTGTAGCCAGGCAGCTTGCAAATGAAGACTACGAAATCATTCTAGTGAATGACGGCTCTCCTGACAATAGCCTCGAAATGGCCGCGAAGCTTGCCGAAAGCGACTTTCATATGGTTGTCGTCGACCTTTCCCGTAATTTCGGACATCACAAGGCCATGATGACTGGGCTTTCATACGCAAAAGGGGAATTGATTGCGCTTATTGATAGCGATTTAGAGGAAGAACCTGAATGGTTGGTAGAATTTGCTAAGCAGATGCAAAAAAAAGGTTGTGATGTCGTGTACGGTATCCAAGATCATCGAAAGGGCAATTGGTTTGAACGTTGGAGTGGTCAATGGTTTTATCGTTTCTTCAAATTCATAACCGGATTAGCGTTACCTGAAAATATTGTTACTGCTCGATTAATGACCCGTCGATACGTTGATGCTCTGCTGTGTCACAAGGAACGAGAAGTATTTATGGCTGGTCTTTTGCTCATCACAGGCTTTGATCAATTTCCTTTGGTTGTAAAAAAACACAACACCAGCGATACTACTTATACTGTGCGCAAAAAATTGTCATTGATGGTTAGTTCAATTACCTCTTTCAGCAATGCACCGTTGGTTGGTATTTTCTATGTAGGCGTGTCGATCTCAATGATTGCAGTTCTTTGTATCGGATATTTGGGTGTGCAATGGATGTTTCTTTCCAAGCCCTTAAGTGGCTGGACATCTGTTATGGCTTCAATCTGGCTTCTGGGTGGAATGATTATCTCATTTATAGGCGTAGTTGGAATTTATCTCTCGAAAATATTCTCAGAAACGAAGCAACGTCCTTATACCATCGTAAGGCAGATTTATGCCAAAAAACAATCGTGA
- a CDS encoding class I SAM-dependent methyltransferase: protein MPKNNRDLFTEVAEYYNAKLAEYGETPRGIDWNSEESQLLRFEQLCKIIDSLNEFSLNDLGCGYGTLYEFLANKYERFSYLGIDVSESMIRAAMQRYKDKPHARFILSSEPDQVADFCIASGIFNVRLGRSNDEWRLYLETTLDLLHRTSRFGFAFNCLTSYSDEDKMRDYLYYADPCVLFDFCKRRYSQNVALLHDYGLYDFTILVRKQP from the coding sequence ATGCCAAAAAACAATCGTGATCTGTTTACAGAGGTTGCAGAATACTACAATGCCAAACTGGCGGAATATGGAGAAACACCGCGCGGTATTGATTGGAATAGTGAGGAGAGTCAGCTACTTCGTTTTGAGCAACTCTGTAAAATAATTGATTCTCTTAATGAATTTTCATTAAATGATCTGGGTTGTGGTTATGGAACGCTCTATGAATTTCTTGCCAATAAATACGAGAGATTTTCCTATCTCGGGATTGATGTATCCGAAAGTATGATTCGAGCTGCCATGCAGCGTTATAAAGACAAACCTCACGCACGCTTTATACTTTCCAGCGAACCTGATCAAGTTGCAGATTTTTGTATAGCCAGTGGTATTTTTAATGTTCGTTTGGGCAGATCAAATGACGAATGGCGACTTTATCTTGAGACTACCCTGGATTTACTTCACAGAACAAGTCGATTTGGTTTCGCGTTCAACTGCCTGACTTCCTATTCAGACGAAGACAAAATGCGCGATTATCTCTATTATGCCGACCCGTGTGTCCTTTTTGACTTTTGCAAACGTCGATATTCTCAAAACGTGGCACTCCTCCATGATTACGGTTTGTATGACTTCACAATCCTGGTGAGAAAGCAGCCATGA
- a CDS encoding acetyltransferase — protein MKSPLIIFGIGDVAQLAHFYFTTDTDYEVVAFTLDAAYIKDTTFCNLPVVAFEEISKHYSPKNYEIFVALGYSKLNAVRKEKYLAAKSLGFRIATYISPHATVLNQGYIGENCFILENCIIQPFVVIGNNVTLWSGGHIGHHSIIRDHCFIAPQVAVSGGVDIGQQCFLGVNATLRNHIKIGEKCVIGAGTLLLTDTEPGGVYIGTSTERSEISSTNLRSI, from the coding sequence ATGAAATCCCCCCTGATTATTTTCGGCATTGGTGATGTTGCGCAGCTAGCACATTTTTATTTCACTACCGATACAGACTACGAAGTAGTCGCATTTACACTTGACGCTGCCTATATAAAAGACACGACTTTTTGCAACCTGCCTGTCGTTGCCTTTGAGGAAATCTCAAAGCACTATTCCCCGAAGAACTATGAGATTTTTGTTGCTTTGGGGTATTCAAAACTCAATGCAGTGCGCAAGGAAAAGTATCTGGCAGCAAAATCCTTGGGTTTTAGAATAGCGACCTATATAAGTCCCCACGCAACAGTCCTAAATCAAGGTTATATTGGCGAGAATTGCTTTATCCTTGAGAATTGTATTATTCAACCATTTGTTGTTATTGGCAATAATGTCACCCTCTGGAGCGGTGGCCATATTGGTCACCACTCCATAATCAGGGATCATTGCTTCATCGCGCCTCAAGTGGCAGTTTCGGGTGGCGTTGATATTGGGCAACAGTGCTTTTTGGGTGTGAATGCTACGTTGCGTAACCACATAAAAATTGGAGAAAAATGCGTAATTGGCGCTGGAACCTTGTTGCTTACTGATACAGAACCTGGTGGTGTTTATATTGGTACCTCCACAGAACGTTCTGAAATATCAAGCACGAATTTGCGGAGTATATGA
- a CDS encoding GtrA family protein, which translates to MNNYCAEKMIRSFGQVIRYAVVGVLSNLLGYLVYLMATYLGAAPKLTMTLLYGVGASVGFIGNRKLTFMHKGRVLSSGLRYCVAHCLGYCINLALLYIFVDNLGYSHQWIQAIAIFIVAGFLFIALKFFVFIDLNPAIMESK; encoded by the coding sequence ATGAATAACTACTGTGCTGAAAAGATGATACGTTCATTTGGACAGGTAATCCGCTATGCAGTCGTCGGCGTTCTTAGTAATTTGTTAGGGTATCTTGTTTATTTGATGGCCACTTATCTTGGAGCAGCGCCCAAGTTAACCATGACTCTTCTATACGGAGTAGGGGCTTCAGTCGGATTTATTGGAAATCGGAAGCTGACTTTTATGCATAAAGGGAGAGTACTAAGTTCAGGATTGCGCTATTGTGTTGCCCACTGTTTAGGGTATTGCATTAACCTCGCTCTTTTATATATTTTCGTGGATAATCTTGGGTATTCGCACCAATGGATTCAGGCTATAGCAATTTTCATTGTTGCCGGCTTCCTCTTCATCGCATTAAAATTCTTTGTCTTTATAGATCTAAACCCAGCAATAATGGAGAGCAAATGA
- a CDS encoding acyl-CoA dehydrogenase family protein, with the protein MGKKIINGGEYLLRAVACSEVFTPEDFTDEHKQIAQTTEDFVAAEIMPVNGRIEAKDFGLVLSKLKDCAELGLMMIDAPEEYGGLELDKATSMLVMEKMAYALNFGLTYMAHTGIGMLPLIYYGTARQKERYLGRLIKAEMVGAYCLTEPGSGSDALGATTTATLSADGSHYILNGTKQFSTNSGFADLFTIFAKVDKVHFTAFLVERSFDGLGVGPEEKKMGLHGSSTRQVILENAKVPVENVLGEIGKGHKIAFNVLNVGRFKLGALCVGQMKYALAEAARYANERKQFNTPIASFGAIREKLADVTALAFASESVVYRLAGMIDARLAGIDRAIDNYYAEYQRGIEEYAAECALAKVFCSEAAARSIDEMLQVHGGYGYIAEYPIEQLYRDERVQRIYEGTNEINRLLIPSLFMRKGINGAKLDPSFDAEPTGEYLGEKRLLQGMKRAYLALADKALQIFGTKVAGEQEILLTLADAAIQTFALESALLRAEKAAVLAGGDKVALYQAVVKVCTFRAKQQFADAAEKCAVYLGDQALLTTITVEITYNSGGLLAAKRLLADAVSQAEKYIF; encoded by the coding sequence ATGGGGAAGAAAATAATCAACGGCGGCGAGTACCTGCTGCGGGCAGTTGCCTGTAGCGAGGTGTTCACCCCCGAGGATTTCACCGACGAACACAAACAGATCGCCCAAACCACCGAGGACTTCGTGGCGGCCGAGATCATGCCGGTCAACGGCCGGATCGAGGCTAAGGACTTCGGCCTGGTACTCAGCAAGCTGAAGGATTGCGCCGAACTCGGGCTGATGATGATCGACGCCCCGGAGGAATACGGCGGCCTTGAGCTCGATAAGGCGACGAGCATGCTGGTCATGGAGAAGATGGCCTACGCCCTTAACTTCGGCCTGACCTATATGGCCCATACCGGCATCGGCATGCTGCCCCTGATCTACTACGGTACCGCCCGGCAGAAGGAACGCTATCTCGGCAGATTGATCAAGGCCGAGATGGTCGGTGCCTATTGCCTTACCGAGCCGGGTTCCGGCTCCGACGCCCTGGGGGCCACAACCACGGCCACCCTGTCTGCGGACGGCAGCCATTATATCCTCAACGGCACCAAGCAGTTCAGTACCAACTCCGGCTTTGCCGACCTGTTTACCATCTTTGCCAAGGTCGATAAGGTGCACTTCACCGCCTTTCTGGTGGAACGCAGCTTTGATGGTCTGGGGGTTGGTCCGGAGGAAAAGAAAATGGGCCTGCACGGCTCGTCGACCCGCCAGGTCATCCTGGAGAATGCCAAGGTGCCGGTGGAAAACGTCCTGGGTGAAATTGGCAAGGGCCATAAGATCGCCTTCAATGTCCTCAATGTCGGCCGTTTCAAGCTGGGGGCGCTGTGCGTCGGCCAGATGAAGTATGCCCTTGCCGAGGCCGCCCGCTACGCCAATGAACGCAAGCAGTTCAACACACCGATCGCAAGCTTCGGGGCCATCCGCGAGAAACTGGCCGATGTCACCGCCCTGGCCTTCGCCTCGGAGTCAGTAGTCTACCGGCTTGCGGGAATGATTGATGCCCGATTGGCAGGGATTGACCGCGCTATCGACAATTATTACGCAGAATATCAAAGAGGTATTGAGGAATACGCGGCGGAGTGTGCCCTGGCCAAGGTCTTCTGCAGCGAAGCCGCCGCCAGGAGCATTGATGAGATGCTGCAGGTGCACGGCGGTTACGGATATATTGCCGAGTACCCCATCGAGCAGCTGTACCGCGATGAACGGGTGCAGCGTATCTACGAAGGGACAAATGAGATTAACCGCTTGCTCATCCCTAGCTTGTTCATGCGCAAAGGGATCAACGGCGCAAAGCTTGATCCATCATTTGATGCCGAACCTACCGGCGAATACCTCGGGGAAAAACGCCTCCTGCAAGGGATGAAAAGGGCCTACCTGGCCCTGGCTGACAAGGCCCTGCAAATATTTGGCACCAAGGTTGCCGGCGAGCAGGAAATCTTGCTGACCTTGGCCGACGCCGCCATCCAGACCTTCGCCCTGGAAAGTGCCCTGCTGCGGGCTGAAAAAGCCGCCGTTTTGGCCGGCGGTGACAAGGTGGCACTCTATCAGGCAGTAGTCAAGGTGTGTACGTTTAGAGCAAAACAGCAGTTTGCCGATGCCGCTGAAAAATGTGCAGTCTACCTTGGTGACCAGGCATTGCTAACCACAATTACAGTTGAAATTACCTACAATTCAGGCGGTCTGCTGGCCGCCAAACGGCTACTCGCCGACGCCGTCAGTCAGGCGGAAAAATACATCTTCTAA
- the rffA gene encoding dTDP-4-amino-4,6-dideoxygalactose transaminase: MSEKPIPFNWPYMTGKELYYIAEAHFDGRLAGDGPFTKNCHEWLEKRTGCKKALLTHSCTGALEMAALLLDIQPGDEIIMPSYTFVSTANAFVLRGGVPVFVDIRSDTLNLDERLIEDAITPRTRVIVPVHYAGVSCEMDEIMAIAKRHDLRVVEDAAQGVMASYKGRALGSTGDLGAYSFHETKNVISGEGGALLVNNPEMALRAEIIREKGTDRSRFFRGEVDKYTWQEMGSSFLPGELIAAFLWAQFEEADRITNERLASWQCYNDLLERLESKGAVRRPVVAEGCQHNAHMYYVLLAPEISRQMVLDELKCSGIFSVFHYVPLHSSPAGKRYGRIHGTLDVTERHSECLIRLPLWVGITETQQNRVVDVLTHAVCGC, from the coding sequence ATGAGTGAAAAACCTATTCCATTTAATTGGCCGTACATGACTGGTAAGGAACTGTATTACATAGCCGAGGCCCATTTCGATGGGCGATTGGCTGGCGATGGTCCGTTTACCAAGAATTGTCACGAGTGGCTTGAGAAACGAACTGGCTGCAAGAAGGCCTTGCTTACCCACTCTTGCACTGGGGCCTTGGAAATGGCGGCTTTATTGCTGGATATTCAACCAGGTGACGAGATCATCATGCCGTCCTACACTTTTGTGTCCACAGCAAACGCATTTGTGTTACGAGGTGGTGTTCCGGTCTTCGTTGATATTCGCAGTGATACGCTGAATTTGGATGAGCGATTAATTGAGGATGCAATTACACCGCGAACACGTGTGATCGTTCCTGTTCATTACGCGGGAGTGTCTTGTGAAATGGATGAAATCATGGCAATTGCTAAGCGCCATGATTTGAGGGTCGTTGAAGACGCAGCCCAAGGAGTAATGGCAAGTTATAAGGGGCGTGCATTGGGCAGTACCGGGGACCTTGGTGCCTACAGCTTTCACGAGACAAAGAATGTGATCTCTGGAGAGGGCGGGGCGTTACTGGTCAATAATCCTGAGATGGCCTTACGAGCTGAGATTATACGAGAAAAAGGTACTGATCGTAGCCGGTTTTTCAGGGGTGAGGTCGACAAGTATACATGGCAGGAAATGGGATCTTCATTTTTGCCAGGAGAATTGATCGCTGCTTTTCTCTGGGCGCAGTTCGAGGAAGCAGATCGAATCACAAATGAGCGCCTAGCAAGCTGGCAGTGCTATAATGATTTGCTTGAACGTCTCGAATCCAAAGGAGCCGTTCGCCGTCCCGTTGTGGCCGAAGGCTGCCAACACAATGCTCATATGTATTATGTACTGCTTGCACCCGAGATTAGCAGGCAGATGGTGCTAGATGAACTCAAGTGCAGCGGTATTTTCTCTGTTTTCCATTATGTGCCATTGCATTCATCACCTGCCGGCAAACGTTACGGTAGGATCCATGGGACACTGGATGTGACTGAACGGCATTCTGAATGTTTGATTCGTTTACCTCTGTGGGTGGGTATAACCGAAACACAGCAGAATAGGGTTGTGGATGTACTCACACACGCCGTCTGTGGTTGCTAA
- a CDS encoding WbqC family protein — protein sequence MKKIAISQSNYIPWKGYFDMIAAVDEFILYDDMQYTRRDWRNRNQIKTPQGVQWLTVPVMVKGKFNQKIRETEIDGNYWAAAHWKALYQNYRRAPYFEEVAGWLEALYAANSYNYISQLNRCFIEAICKYLGIKTIITNSWDYTLIDGKTERLVDLCKQAGGSEYVSGPAAKNYVDEGVFAHANIKLTWFEYSGYPEYSQFWGEFTHGVTILDLLFSCGKEAPRYMRYV from the coding sequence ATGAAAAAGATAGCAATTTCGCAATCGAATTATATCCCTTGGAAAGGATACTTCGATATGATTGCTGCCGTGGATGAATTTATCCTTTACGACGACATGCAATACACTCGTCGTGATTGGCGCAATCGTAATCAAATCAAGACGCCGCAAGGAGTACAATGGTTGACGGTTCCCGTGATGGTTAAAGGAAAATTCAACCAGAAGATTCGGGAAACCGAGATTGATGGCAATTACTGGGCGGCGGCGCACTGGAAAGCGTTGTACCAGAATTATCGTCGCGCCCCATATTTTGAAGAAGTCGCTGGATGGTTAGAGGCACTATATGCCGCAAATTCATATAATTATATCTCGCAACTGAATCGGTGCTTTATTGAGGCGATCTGTAAATATCTAGGTATCAAGACCATTATTACCAATTCATGGGATTATACTCTGATTGATGGCAAAACAGAGCGACTGGTCGATCTGTGTAAACAGGCGGGAGGGTCAGAATACGTCTCGGGGCCTGCCGCAAAGAATTACGTTGATGAAGGCGTGTTTGCTCACGCGAATATCAAGTTGACTTGGTTCGAGTACTCGGGCTATCCCGAATACTCCCAGTTCTGGGGTGAATTCACTCATGGAGTCACTATTCTCGATTTATTATTTAGTTGCGGAAAAGAAGCACCCCGATATATGAGGTACGTGTGA
- a CDS encoding class I SAM-dependent methyltransferase produces the protein MKRCLSCDARYLSSMPHCQRCGVVDASVHGFDAYAPNLAFDGGGFNPNYFSELAQLENANFWFQYRNKLILWVIEHYHPTFQLLLEIGCGTGYVLTCISKSFPEAKLSGSEIYVAGLEFAAARLPSAKFMQMDARNIPFENEFDLIGAFDVLEHIKEDEDVLTQMYAALKPNGIMLLTVPQHEWLWSPTDEYAFHVRRYTAADIHKKVEKAGFRIIRSTSFITTLLPVMMISRFWQKRVSGKLENTSAELKISLWLNVLFSRLLSPELALIQKGVNFPIGGSRIVVAKKL, from the coding sequence ATGAAACGCTGTCTCTCCTGCGATGCCCGCTATTTGTCATCAATGCCCCATTGTCAACGGTGTGGGGTTGTTGACGCTTCTGTGCACGGTTTTGATGCATATGCACCCAATTTAGCATTTGATGGAGGTGGGTTTAACCCCAATTATTTTTCGGAACTTGCTCAACTAGAGAATGCTAATTTCTGGTTCCAATATAGAAATAAATTAATATTGTGGGTTATTGAACACTATCATCCAACGTTTCAATTATTGCTTGAGATAGGATGTGGTACTGGATATGTCCTGACTTGCATATCGAAAAGTTTTCCTGAGGCCAAATTGTCTGGCAGTGAAATCTATGTGGCGGGGCTGGAGTTTGCCGCTGCCCGGCTGCCTTCCGCCAAATTTATGCAGATGGATGCCAGGAATATACCTTTCGAGAACGAATTTGACCTTATTGGCGCATTCGACGTGTTAGAACATATTAAGGAAGACGAAGATGTTCTCACGCAGATGTATGCAGCTCTAAAACCTAATGGCATAATGTTGCTAACCGTTCCTCAGCATGAATGGCTGTGGAGTCCCACAGATGAATATGCTTTTCACGTGAGACGTTATACTGCCGCAGATATCCATAAAAAAGTAGAAAAAGCAGGGTTCAGAATAATCAGGAGCACATCTTTTATAACGACGCTGCTTCCAGTTATGATGATTTCAAGGTTTTGGCAGAAAAGAGTATCTGGTAAACTCGAAAATACCTCCGCAGAATTGAAGATCTCACTGTGGCTTAATGTGCTTTTTTCTAGATTATTGAGTCCTGAACTAGCCCTTATTCAAAAAGGTGTAAATTTCCCCATAGGTGGATCAAGGATAGTTGTTGCAAAGAAGCTATAA
- a CDS encoding acyl-CoA synthetase, translating into MIREPLSEQDKLRYSTINQENINFLMNRNNRINRWVIADMIRRTRYHYPDKTALIFGDMSLTYSQLEDQCNQAANALAGLGVQKYDRVAILAHNTHHHVLTWLGCAKIGAVYLAVNYLLRDDDIAFCINHSESTVFIVEDSLYGNVKGVLDKMPGVRHLIWSNQGAGQAAIDGFIDFNAWYTKAPATEPDVILRIEDPVQMTYTSGTESLPKGVIISNQSLIAQYMGCIIDGKYEATDININALPIYHCAQRDVFLNPIFWIGGTNILMSPDVGKILAAIETYKATTFFAPPTVWIGMLRHPEFGRYDLSSLTKCYYGASIMPREILKELLEKFPKAGVYNYYGQTELAPYHLILKAEDAMTKIGAAGKGGLHMESRIEDEDGKEITAVDVPGEICGRGPHAMTMYFKEPEKTEAAMKGGWFHSGDLGALDEDRYITVVDRIKDMIKTGGENVASREVEEAVYKHPAVEEVAAVGLDHPRWVEAVAAVIKLKAGATATEADIMEHCKAHLSSFKIPKKIIFVDALPKTPTGKILKRQMRESYKGIFR; encoded by the coding sequence ATGATACGTGAACCACTCTCGGAACAGGACAAACTTCGCTACAGCACCATCAACCAGGAAAACATCAATTTTCTGATGAACCGCAACAACCGGATCAACCGCTGGGTCATCGCCGACATGATCCGCCGGACCCGCTATCACTATCCAGACAAAACGGCCCTCATCTTCGGCGACATGAGCCTTACCTATAGCCAGCTGGAAGACCAGTGCAACCAGGCGGCCAATGCCCTGGCGGGCCTTGGGGTGCAGAAATACGACCGGGTGGCCATCCTCGCCCACAACACCCACCACCATGTCCTCACCTGGCTTGGCTGCGCCAAGATCGGCGCGGTTTACCTGGCGGTCAATTACCTGCTGCGGGACGACGATATCGCTTTCTGCATCAATCACTCGGAAAGCACCGTCTTTATCGTCGAGGACAGCCTCTACGGCAACGTCAAAGGGGTGCTTGACAAGATGCCCGGGGTGCGCCACCTCATCTGGTCCAACCAGGGGGCAGGCCAAGCGGCAATAGACGGCTTCATCGACTTCAATGCCTGGTATACCAAGGCCCCGGCCACCGAGCCCGATGTCATCCTGCGCATCGAAGACCCGGTACAGATGACCTACACCAGCGGCACCGAATCCCTGCCGAAGGGGGTCATCATCAGCAACCAGTCGCTGATTGCCCAGTATATGGGCTGCATCATCGACGGCAAATATGAAGCCACTGATATCAATATCAACGCCCTGCCCATCTATCACTGCGCCCAGCGGGATGTCTTCCTCAACCCGATCTTCTGGATCGGCGGCACCAACATTCTGATGAGCCCGGATGTCGGCAAGATCCTCGCCGCCATCGAGACCTACAAGGCGACCACCTTCTTTGCGCCGCCCACCGTCTGGATCGGTATGCTCCGTCATCCGGAATTTGGCCGCTACGACCTGTCCAGCCTGACGAAATGCTACTACGGCGCCTCGATCATGCCGCGGGAAATCCTCAAGGAATTGCTGGAGAAATTTCCCAAGGCCGGGGTGTACAATTACTACGGCCAAACCGAGCTGGCACCCTACCACCTCATTCTCAAGGCCGAAGACGCCATGACCAAGATCGGCGCGGCCGGAAAAGGCGGGCTGCATATGGAGTCGCGCATCGAGGATGAAGACGGCAAGGAGATCACCGCCGTCGATGTGCCCGGCGAGATCTGTGGCCGCGGCCCGCATGCCATGACCATGTATTTCAAGGAACCGGAAAAGACCGAGGCGGCGATGAAGGGCGGCTGGTTCCACTCCGGCGACCTGGGGGCCCTTGATGAAGATCGCTATATTACCGTGGTCGACCGGATCAAGGACATGATCAAGACCGGCGGCGAGAACGTTGCCTCCCGCGAGGTGGAGGAAGCGGTGTATAAGCATCCAGCCGTGGAAGAGGTGGCGGCAGTCGGCCTCGACCATCCCCGCTGGGTGGAGGCAGTGGCGGCGGTAATCAAGTTGAAGGCCGGCGCGACCGCAACCGAGGCGGACATCATGGAGCATTGCAAGGCCCATCTTTCATCCTTCAAGATCCCGAAAAAGATCATCTTTGTCGATGCCCTGCCGAAAACACCGACCGGCAAGATCTTGAAACGGCAGATGAGGGAATCGTACAAGGGAATTTTCCGTTAA
- a CDS encoding TetR/AcrR family transcriptional regulator, with amino-acid sequence MENLSTSNPPGKMKIIEAMRTLLDTRTFESITISEIAVTAGVTEGLIYKYFKDKRDLLHHVLKEHYEQFLVQIDRDLQGIDGALNKLKKIIWSSIERYANHRVFARIILLEVRNSDDYFQSDAYALVRQFNRLIIDIINEGIAGGEIREDIPPSYIRNAMFGTIEHSCLNRAIFNEAVSTNDAAKVITELLFKGIRK; translated from the coding sequence ATGGAAAATCTATCCACCAGCAACCCGCCTGGCAAAATGAAGATCATCGAGGCCATGCGCACCCTGCTCGACACCCGTACCTTCGAGTCCATCACCATTTCGGAGATAGCGGTCACCGCCGGTGTCACCGAGGGCCTCATCTATAAATATTTCAAAGACAAACGCGACCTGCTTCATCACGTCCTCAAGGAACACTATGAGCAGTTCCTGGTGCAGATCGACCGGGACCTGCAGGGCATCGATGGGGCGCTGAATAAACTGAAGAAGATCATCTGGTCGTCGATCGAACGCTATGCCAATCACCGGGTGTTTGCCAGGATCATCCTCCTTGAGGTGCGCAACTCCGATGACTACTTCCAGAGCGATGCCTATGCCCTGGTCCGACAGTTCAACCGGCTGATTATCGATATCATCAACGAAGGCATTGCCGGCGGTGAAATCAGGGAGGACATTCCCCCTTCCTACATCCGCAACGCCATGTTCGGCACTATTGAACATTCGTGCCTCAACCGGGCCATTTTTAATGAGGCGGTGTCGACAAACGATGCCGCCAAGGTCATAACCGAGCTGCTTTTTAAGGGGATCCGGAAATAG